The genomic segment AAACTATTATTGCGCCGGTGGCCGTATTCCCGGCGCTGTGAAGATGGCTACAATCTGGCTGATCCCGAAAGACGCAAAAAAGCCTATGGATATGAGAACAAAGCAAGGAAAGGAATTAAAACATGAATAGAATATTGCTATTAGAGGATGATGTAAGTCTGGTAGATGGTTTAGTCTACTCTTTGAAAAAGAATGAATTTGATGTTGAAGTTGCCCGTACAGTATGTGAAG from the Blautia wexlerae DSM 19850 genome contains:
- a CDS encoding DNA-binding protein, whose protein sequence is MDYMTLKEASEKWGVSIRQINYYCAGGRIPGAVKMATIWLIPKDAKKPMDMRTKQGKELKHE